In one Bacillus rossius redtenbacheri isolate Brsri unplaced genomic scaffold, Brsri_v3 Brsri_v3_scf86, whole genome shotgun sequence genomic region, the following are encoded:
- the LOC134545734 gene encoding uncharacterized protein LOC134545734: MSTKVVVVAIVVILANKSYGDVTNTAETCGCKSNSRVHNYGHGMKISSSGGYGAQSSGGNGGQSAGYGEQGAGYGGQSAGYGEQGAGYGGQSAGYGGQSNGYGGQSSGYGEQGAGYGGQSAGYGAHSMGKGGCSIGHGGQSSGHGGQSTGHGGQSNGYGGQSSGYGGKSTGKGGCSTGHGGQSSGHGGQSYGHGGKSNGKGGCSIGHGGQSSGHGGQSTGHGGQSTGHGGLSTGYGGQSTGHGGQSSGHGGQSSGHGGKSTGHGGQSKGYGGQSSGYGGKSTGKGGCSIGHGGQSSGHGGQSTGHGGQSSGHGGQSSGHGGQSTGLGGQSTGYGGQSSGYGGKSIGKGGSSIGHGGQSSGHGGKSTGHGGQSTGYGGKSTGHGGQSTGHGGQSSGQGGQSTGHGGQSTGYGGQSTGYGGKSIGKGGSSIGHGGQSSGHGGQSTGHGGQSTGYGGQSTGQGGQSSGHGGQSTGHGGQSTGYGGQSTGYGGKSIGKGGSSIGHGGQSSGHGGQSTGHGGQSTGYGGQSTGQGGQSSGHGGQSTGHGGQSTGYGGQSTGYGGKSIGKGGSSIGHGGQSSGHGGQSTGHGGQSTGYGGKSTGHGGLSTGYGGQSTGYGGQSIGKGGSSIGHGGQSSGHGGQSTGHGGQSIGHGGQSIGLGGQSTGYGGHSIGYGGHSIGLAGQSTGYGGQSIGIGGCSISHAGKSIAHVGKSYEIAGHSFPYGEQIIGHGGLSYGVGGNIFALGSHNYNSHGFALTGTSKGSHGHHFDDDDHDDDDDDDDDDDDDDDDDDDDDDDDDDDDDDDDDDDDDDDDDDDDDGDDDDDHDTDEDKD, encoded by the exons ATGTCGACCAAG GTAGTCGTCGTAGCCATCGTAGTGATTTTAGCCAACAAGTCTTACGGCGACGTCACTAACACTGCTGAAACATGTGGCTGTAAAAGTAACTCCAGAGTACACAACTATGGTCATGGTATGAAAATCAGTAGCTCTGGAGGATATGGAGCCCAAAGTTCAGGTGGCAACGGAGGACAGAGTGCTGGCTACGGAGAACAGGGTGCTGGATACGGAGGACAGAGTGCTGGCTACGGAGAACAGGGTGCTGGCTATGGAGGACAGAGTGCTGGCTACGGAGGACAGAGTAATGGCTACGGAGGACAGAGTTCTGGCTATGGAGAACAGGGTGCTGGATACGGAGGACAGAGTGCTGGCTATGGAGCACACAGCATGGGAAAAGGAGGTTGCAGTATTGGCCACGGCGGACAGAGTTCTGGCCATGGAGGTCAGAGTACTGGCCATGGAGGACAGAGTAATGGCTACGGAGGACAGAGTTCTGGCTATGGAGGAAAAAGCACCGGAAAAGGAGGTTGCAGCACTGGCCACGGCGGACAGAGCTCTGGCCACGGCGGACAGAGTTATGGTCATGGAGGAAAAAGCAACGGAAAAGGAGGTTGCAGCATTGGACACGGTGGGCAGAGTTCTGGCCATGGAGGTCAGAGTACTGGCCACGGAGGACAGAGTACTGGCCATGGAGGACTGAGTACTGGCTATGGAGGACAGAGTACTGGCCACGGCGGACAAAGCTCTGGCCACGGCGGACAGAGTTCTGGTCATGGAGGTAAGAGTACTGGCCATGGAGGACAGAGTAAGGGCTACGGAGGACAGAGTTCTGGCTATGGAGGAAAAAGCACCGGAAAAGGAGGTTGCAGCATTGGACATGGCGGACAGAGTTCTGGCCATGGAGGTCAGAGTACTGGCCACGGCGGACAGAGCTCTGGCCACGGCGGTCAGAGTTCTGGTCATGGAGGTCAGAGTACTGGCCTTGGAGGACAGAGTACTGGTTATGGAGGACAGAGTTCTGGCTATGGAGGAAAAAGCATCGGAAAAGGAGGTTCCAGCATAGGCCACGGCGGACAGAGCTCTGGCCATGGTGGTAAGAGTACTGGACACGGAGGACAGAGTACGGGCTATGGAGGAAAGAGTACTGGCCATGGAGGACAGAGTACTGGCCACGGTGGACAGAGTTCTGGTCAAGGAGGTCAAAGTACTGGCCATGGAGGACAGAGTACTGGCTACGGAGGACAGAGTACTGGCTATGGAGGAAAAAGCATCGGTAAAGGAGGTTCCAGCATTGGCCACGGTGGACAGAGTTCTGGCCATGGAGGTCAGAGTACTGGTCACGGAGGACAGAGTACTGGCTACGGAGGACAGAGTACTGGCCAGGGCGGACAGAGTTCTGGTCATGGAGGTCAGAGTACTGGCCATGGAGGACAGAGTACCGGCTACGGAGGACAGAGTACTGGCTATGGAGGAAAAAGCATCGGAAAAGGAGGTTCCAGCATTGGCCATGGTGGACAGAGTTCTGGCCATGGAGGTCAGAGTACTGGTCACGGAGGACAGAGTACTGGCTACGGAGGACAGAGTACTGGCCAGGGCGGACAGAGTTCTGGTCATGGAGGTCAGAGTACTGGCCATGGAGGACAGAGTACCGGCTACGGAGGACAGAGTACTGGCTATGGAGGAAAAAGCATCGGAAAAGGAGGTTCCAGCATTGGCCATGGTGGACAGAGTTCTGGCCATGGAGGTCAGAGTACTGGTCACGGAGGACAGAGTACTGGCTATGGAGGAAAGAGTACCGGCCATGGAGGACTTAGTACTGGCTACGGAGGACAGAGTACTGGCTATGGAGGACAAAGCATCGGAAAAGGTGGTTCCAGCATTGGCCACGGTGGACAGAGTTCTGGCCATGGAGGGCAGAGTACTGGCCATGGAGGGCAGAGTATTGGCCACGGAGGGCAGAGTATTGGCCTTGGAGGACAGAGTACTGGCTACGGAGGACATAGTATTGGCTACGGAGGACATAGTATTGGCCTTGCAGGACAGAGTACTGGCTATGGAGGACAAAGCATTGGAATAGGAGGTTGCAGCATTTCCCACGCAGGAAAAAGCATTGCTCACGTAGGAAAAAGTTATGAAATAGCAGGTCACAGCTTTCCTTACGGAGAACAAATAATAGGTCATGGTGGCCTCAGTTATGGCGTTGGAGGAAACATTTTTGCTCTTGGAAGTCACAATTATAACAGCCATGGTTTCGCCCTAACAGGCACCAGCAAAGGCTCCCATGGCCATCATTTTGACGACGACGACCACGATGATGATGACGACGACGATGatgacgacgacgacgatgatgacgacgatgatgatgatgacgatgacgacgatgatgacgacgacgatgatgatgatgacgatgatgacgacgacgacgatgatgatgatgatggggaCGACGATGACGATCATGACACTGATGAAGATAAGGACTAG